A stretch of the Marivirga tractuosa DSM 4126 genome encodes the following:
- a CDS encoding isoprenyl transferase, protein MEKNLDKNNLPKHVSVIMDGNGRWAKKQGAARVFGHKNAIKAVRDTVEGCAELGISHLSLYAFSTENWGRPKNEVDALMQLLVSTIKSEMKTLMKNDVKLSSIGDIENLPGKCFNELKAAKEQTAQNKGLNLILALNYSGKWDITQACKKALVACKNGEMSDKDLTDSNFESFLSTAGIPDPELLIRTSGEFRISNFMLWQLAYSEIYITEVLWPDFRKEHLINALRNYQTRERRFGKVISE, encoded by the coding sequence ATGGAAAAAAATTTGGATAAAAACAATTTACCAAAGCATGTGTCCGTTATCATGGACGGTAATGGGCGATGGGCTAAAAAGCAAGGTGCGGCAAGAGTGTTTGGTCATAAAAATGCTATTAAAGCAGTTCGTGATACTGTTGAAGGCTGTGCTGAACTAGGAATTTCTCATTTAAGTCTTTATGCTTTCTCTACTGAAAATTGGGGAAGACCGAAAAATGAAGTAGATGCTTTGATGCAATTGTTGGTTTCTACTATCAAAAGTGAAATGAAAACGCTGATGAAAAATGATGTAAAGTTATCTTCCATTGGCGATATAGAGAATTTACCAGGTAAATGCTTTAATGAGTTAAAAGCAGCTAAAGAACAAACTGCTCAAAACAAGGGGCTAAATTTGATTTTGGCATTGAATTACAGCGGTAAATGGGATATAACCCAAGCATGTAAAAAAGCTTTAGTCGCTTGCAAGAATGGTGAGATGTCAGATAAAGATTTGACAGATTCAAACTTTGAAAGTTTTTTATCAACAGCTGGTATACCTGATCCTGAGTTATTAATAAGGACTAGTGGTGAATTTAGAATCAGTAATTTCATGCTATGGCAATTAGCTTACAGCGAAATTTATATTACCGAAGTCCTTTGGCCGGATTTCAGAAAAGAACATTTAATAAACGCATTGCGCAACTATCAAACTAGAGAAAGAAGATTCGGAAAAGTAATAAGTGAATGA
- a CDS encoding OmpH family outer membrane protein, producing MKKGLILILALGLFYTASAQETKIGFTNADYVLSLMPESKEVQSQVEAYEKQFSNSIQQKYQDFQAQVAEYQQNAPTMTEQVRAQKEQELQGLQQSLQKFQQDAEQSIARKQQELYQPLYEKIQNAIDKVAEENGYTHVLRAEALLYISDEDAGDISELVLNKLGVEAPDASATDE from the coding sequence ATGAAAAAGGGATTAATATTAATTTTAGCTTTGGGCTTATTTTATACAGCAAGTGCCCAAGAGACGAAAATAGGATTTACAAATGCTGATTATGTTTTGAGCTTAATGCCAGAATCTAAAGAGGTACAATCTCAAGTTGAAGCATATGAAAAGCAATTTTCAAATTCAATTCAGCAGAAATACCAAGATTTTCAGGCTCAAGTAGCTGAATATCAGCAAAATGCACCAACGATGACCGAACAGGTTAGAGCGCAAAAAGAGCAGGAATTACAAGGGTTGCAGCAATCTCTGCAAAAGTTTCAGCAAGATGCCGAGCAATCTATTGCACGTAAACAGCAAGAATTGTATCAGCCTTTATATGAGAAAATTCAAAATGCAATTGACAAAGTTGCAGAAGAGAATGGCTACACTCATGTATTAAGAGCAGAAGCTTTATTATATATTTCTGACGAAGATGCTGGTGATATTTCAGAGTTAGTTTTAAATAAATTAGGCGTTGAAGCACCAGATGCCTCAGCAACTGATGAATAA
- a CDS encoding OmpH family outer membrane protein: protein MRFVNVIITIVILSLVSQIAAAQKFGYVDSKFILSKMPEYKEAKEEINALTSAWQNEIKTMRKEIESMYAELKAEEVLLTKELKDERLAEIEKKEKEVEEYQNKVFGFDGLLFLKKKELVKPVQDKVFEAVEVVAKKERLQIVFDKAGELIMIYTDPVHDYTDLVLEELGLIDENDLNKN, encoded by the coding sequence ATGAGATTTGTTAATGTCATTATAACAATTGTAATTTTAAGTTTGGTTTCGCAAATTGCGGCTGCTCAAAAGTTTGGATATGTTGATTCAAAATTCATTCTGAGCAAAATGCCAGAATATAAAGAGGCTAAAGAAGAAATTAATGCATTGACCTCAGCATGGCAAAATGAAATAAAAACCATGCGGAAAGAAATAGAGTCAATGTATGCGGAATTAAAAGCTGAGGAAGTTCTTTTGACAAAGGAATTGAAAGATGAACGCTTAGCCGAAATCGAAAAGAAAGAAAAGGAAGTGGAGGAATACCAGAACAAAGTTTTTGGATTTGATGGCTTGCTTTTTCTGAAAAAGAAAGAATTGGTGAAACCTGTGCAAGATAAAGTCTTTGAAGCAGTTGAAGTTGTCGCAAAAAAGGAAAGATTACAAATTGTATTTGATAAGGCAGGGGAACTTATAATGATTTATACGGACCCAGTGCATGATTATACAGACTTGGTTTTAGAAGAACTTGGATTAATTGACGAAAACGATTTAAATAAAAATTAG
- a CDS encoding BamA/OMP85 family outer membrane protein — protein sequence MIRNLLMLIIFLLTSQVMVAQINPSLDYSKPRKYEVTEVVTNGLQYLDEGAVIAITGIRVGDRINIPGDEISFAIKKMWKQGLFANIEVNYEIVSEGKIKLILELTERPRLTRYRFNGIKKSKESEISDELSLVKGRILTDASIKNAELNIKKYFRGKGYLNVEVSSVQETDELVSNGVELVFNIDKKKKVKIEDLYIVGNSAFGDRRIKGKLKNTRERLRFTLFEDIVSRAIHSKPKHWFRFFAKQDSVGLSRALDYFGEHVNINFFKSSKLVRADYEGDKNSIIDFYNSKGYRDAEITYDSIFDEGNNISIEIGIHEGQRYYFRDINWTGNFTYNDEVLSTVLNIDKGDVYNLEKINRKLNYDPSGNDISSLYMDNGYLFFNVTPVEVNVDQDSIDLELRIYEGAQATINKVTISGNTRTNDHVVLRELRTIPGEKFSRQKLIRTQRELSQLGYFNPETVNPTPVPNPNDGTVDINWELEEVSNDQIQLSGGWGGFIGFVGSLGVTFNNFSINNFLDFGNWDPLPVGDGQVLSLQFQANGRQYQSYNASFTEPWLGGKKPNALTIGGSFSNQGEFVDFRNPRSGISGSFKIFRGFVSLSRRLKWPDNYFTLANSLEYSRYSLNNSLRFGGQIGCSNCESNNFNFKTTIARNSIDNPIFPRSGSNISLAVSLTPPYSLLSDKDYSKLSFEQSINFLEFNKWMFDASFFNQVVGDLVINTRANFGIIASYGDKVGVGPFERFILGGSGLAGGQGFILGSDIIALRGYEDNSLRPTELVRSFEDGQVDVRPVSGGTIYNKFVMEMRYPISLNPSATIYVLGFGEAGNTWTGFDDYNPYDLKRSAGVGARIFMPAFGTIGIDWGYGFDNAPGTNTASGGQIHFTIGNQQR from the coding sequence ATGATACGAAATTTATTAATGTTAATTATATTCCTGCTCACATCGCAGGTAATGGTGGCGCAAATCAATCCATCTCTTGATTACAGTAAACCTAGGAAATATGAAGTTACCGAAGTGGTGACTAATGGGTTGCAATACCTTGATGAAGGGGCAGTAATTGCTATAACCGGAATCAGAGTAGGGGATCGAATTAATATTCCAGGAGATGAGATTTCTTTTGCAATAAAAAAGATGTGGAAGCAGGGGTTGTTTGCAAACATCGAAGTGAATTACGAAATTGTTTCTGAAGGTAAAATCAAACTAATCTTAGAATTGACAGAAAGACCTAGGCTTACTAGGTATAGGTTCAATGGAATAAAAAAATCCAAAGAATCTGAAATTTCTGATGAGCTCAGCCTGGTAAAAGGCAGAATTTTAACTGATGCATCTATTAAAAATGCAGAGCTGAATATAAAAAAATATTTTAGAGGTAAGGGGTATTTAAATGTGGAAGTTTCTTCAGTTCAAGAAACAGACGAGCTGGTGTCCAATGGTGTAGAACTCGTTTTCAATATTGACAAAAAGAAAAAAGTGAAAATTGAAGACTTATATATTGTTGGAAATTCTGCTTTTGGTGACCGAAGAATTAAAGGTAAACTTAAAAATACTAGAGAAAGGTTACGATTTACATTATTTGAAGATATTGTTAGTAGGGCTATCCATTCCAAACCTAAGCATTGGTTCAGGTTTTTTGCAAAGCAAGATTCAGTAGGGTTATCAAGAGCATTAGATTACTTTGGAGAGCACGTAAATATTAATTTCTTTAAGTCATCTAAACTAGTAAGAGCTGATTATGAGGGGGACAAAAACTCAATTATTGATTTTTATAACAGCAAAGGTTATCGTGATGCTGAAATCACTTACGATAGTATTTTTGATGAAGGAAACAATATCTCCATTGAAATTGGTATACATGAAGGACAAAGATATTATTTCAGAGATATCAATTGGACAGGAAATTTCACTTACAACGATGAGGTATTAAGTACTGTGTTGAATATCGATAAAGGCGATGTTTATAATTTAGAGAAAATTAATCGTAAGCTTAATTACGACCCCAGCGGTAATGACATAAGTTCATTGTATATGGACAATGGATATTTATTCTTTAATGTGACTCCTGTTGAGGTTAATGTGGATCAAGACTCTATTGATTTAGAATTAAGAATTTACGAAGGTGCGCAAGCTACTATCAACAAGGTTACGATTTCAGGTAATACCAGAACTAATGATCACGTGGTGTTAAGGGAGTTAAGAACTATACCGGGTGAAAAATTTAGTCGTCAAAAATTAATTAGAACACAAAGAGAGTTATCTCAATTGGGCTATTTCAACCCTGAAACAGTAAATCCTACTCCAGTGCCGAATCCTAATGATGGAACAGTTGATATCAATTGGGAATTAGAGGAAGTTTCAAATGATCAAATTCAACTTTCAGGTGGTTGGGGTGGATTCATCGGTTTCGTTGGTAGCCTCGGAGTAACTTTTAATAATTTCTCTATAAATAACTTCTTAGATTTTGGAAACTGGGATCCACTTCCTGTGGGAGATGGCCAGGTGCTTTCATTGCAATTCCAGGCTAACGGAAGGCAATATCAAAGTTATAATGCATCTTTTACTGAGCCATGGCTTGGAGGTAAAAAGCCTAATGCCTTAACCATTGGGGGTAGTTTTTCTAACCAAGGAGAGTTTGTAGACTTTAGAAATCCAAGGTCAGGAATATCCGGTTCTTTCAAAATCTTTAGAGGATTTGTTAGTTTGTCTAGAAGACTTAAATGGCCAGATAACTATTTTACTTTAGCCAATTCCTTAGAGTATTCGCGGTATTCGTTGAATAACTCTTTAAGATTTGGAGGTCAAATTGGGTGTTCTAATTGTGAGTCCAATAATTTTAATTTCAAGACCACTATTGCTCGTAATAGTATTGATAATCCTATTTTCCCAAGAAGTGGTTCAAATATTAGTCTGGCAGTTTCTTTAACTCCACCATATAGTTTGTTGAGCGATAAAGATTATAGTAAGCTTTCATTCGAGCAAAGTATCAATTTCTTAGAATTCAATAAGTGGATGTTTGATGCCTCCTTCTTTAATCAAGTTGTTGGTGATTTGGTTATTAATACTAGAGCTAATTTCGGAATTATAGCTAGTTATGGTGATAAGGTTGGAGTTGGCCCTTTTGAAAGATTTATTTTGGGTGGCTCTGGTTTGGCAGGTGGCCAAGGCTTTATTTTAGGTAGTGATATCATAGCTCTAAGGGGGTATGAGGATAATTCACTACGTCCTACTGAATTAGTACGAAGCTTTGAAGATGGTCAAGTGGATGTGCGACCAGTTTCTGGAGGAACTATATACAACAAATTTGTTATGGAGATGCGGTATCCAATTTCCTTAAATCCTTCTGCAACAATTTATGTTCTAGGCTTTGGGGAAGCAGGAAATACATGGACTGGTTTTGATGATTATAATCCATATGATTTAAAGAGATCCGCTGGTGTAGGAGCTAGAATTTTCATGCCTGCATTTGGTACAATCGGTATCGACTGGGGTTATGGATTTGATAACGCACCAGGTACCAATACAGCAAGCGGTGGACAAATTCACTTTACAATTGGTAATCAACAAAGATAA
- a CDS encoding alpha/beta fold hydrolase, giving the protein MEIHKKGEYSYIDEGSGEPLVLLHGLFGALSNWEAVVNRFSQEYRVLIPLLPIYDMPIKQAGLGALTDFVEGFVEQQGLDQMTLIGNSLGGHVALIYTLRHPEQIRRLVLTGSSGLFENTMGGSFPKRGSYDYIQERVAYTFYDPKTATKELVDEVFETTKSIPKCMRIVAIAKSAQRHNMREEIKKITAPTLLVWGLNDTITPPMVAHEFDKLIPNTTLKFIDKCCHAPMMEHPEIFNNYLDDWLKNTELVTTA; this is encoded by the coding sequence ATGGAAATACATAAAAAAGGAGAATATAGTTATATAGATGAAGGATCGGGAGAGCCATTGGTTCTTTTGCATGGGTTATTCGGAGCTTTAAGTAATTGGGAAGCTGTGGTAAATAGATTTTCTCAAGAGTATAGAGTTTTAATTCCTCTATTGCCTATTTATGATATGCCAATCAAACAAGCAGGACTAGGTGCGTTAACTGATTTCGTGGAAGGTTTTGTAGAGCAACAAGGCTTGGATCAAATGACCTTAATAGGGAATTCATTGGGTGGACACGTGGCACTGATCTATACTTTGAGACATCCAGAACAAATTAGGCGCTTGGTATTGACAGGCAGTTCTGGTCTTTTTGAGAATACAATGGGCGGGTCATTTCCTAAAAGAGGAAGTTATGATTATATTCAAGAACGAGTTGCTTACACCTTTTACGATCCTAAAACAGCAACAAAGGAATTAGTAGATGAAGTTTTTGAAACAACTAAAAGTATCCCGAAATGTATGCGGATTGTTGCTATCGCCAAATCGGCTCAAAGACATAACATGCGAGAAGAAATCAAGAAAATTACTGCACCAACTTTATTGGTGTGGGGCTTAAATGATACCATAACCCCACCGATGGTTGCGCATGAATTTGATAAATTGATCCCTAATACTACTTTGAAATTTATTGATAAATGTTGCCATGCTCCCATGATGGAACATCCGGAGATTTTTAACAATTATTTGGATGATTGGTTGAAAAATACTGAACTTGTAACAACAGCATGA
- a CDS encoding CBS domain-containing protein, with protein MTIDLINDMIPPLKVTDDAAKALVWMEELRLHALPVIQDKKFLGFLTEDMIIDHNNVDAKAADFMLKGDDCFVFDYQHAYQAVKKATDFDFECVVVLNSENEYLGVVVLSDALSIFSQSASIQSEGGVIVLSMNQSDYSLSEISRLIESNEAQIMGSSLNIDKNEPTKFRLTLKINKVDLTHIIATLERFGYKVIAKYQEVKSVSNEKERLDMLMRYLDA; from the coding sequence ATGACAATAGATTTGATAAACGATATGATCCCACCTCTTAAGGTGACTGATGATGCAGCCAAAGCATTGGTTTGGATGGAAGAATTGAGGCTTCATGCGCTTCCTGTTATTCAGGATAAGAAATTCTTGGGTTTCTTGACGGAAGATATGATAATTGATCATAACAATGTTGATGCTAAAGCAGCTGACTTTATGTTAAAAGGAGATGATTGCTTCGTTTTTGATTATCAGCATGCTTATCAAGCCGTAAAAAAAGCAACTGATTTTGATTTTGAGTGCGTAGTAGTCCTTAATTCCGAAAATGAATATTTGGGTGTGGTAGTGTTGTCGGATGCATTATCCATTTTTTCACAGTCTGCATCTATTCAAAGCGAGGGTGGTGTGATTGTTTTGTCGATGAATCAATCAGATTATTCCCTGAGTGAAATAAGTCGTTTAATTGAATCAAATGAGGCTCAGATAATGGGTTCTAGCTTGAATATTGATAAGAATGAACCGACTAAATTTAGATTGACCTTAAAAATCAATAAAGTAGATCTAACACATATAATCGCCACTTTAGAGCGTTTTGGCTATAAAGTAATAGCCAAATATCAGGAAGTGAAATCAGTATCCAACGAGAAAGAACGCTTGGATATGTTAATGAGATATTTAGATGCCTAA
- the porG gene encoding type IX secretion system protein PorG codes for MMKMFFRKGKHLSFPFLVIMIFSFGQDAFSQSKEFGGGIASFNYTGDLIRTYNITNQTIAGNLFYVRNFKDGWSAKLNFAAGRIKGSDQNPIDPQAQVRNAAFRDFLTEISGQANYEFLDFRSDKALVDFTPYLSVGAGFLLINRAEKNATYSDIQLMIPFGGGIKYSLSPLWTINFEFSARKLFFDYLDNISRQEITDKRNSNFQYGDWNDNDWYYFTGLTLSYTFWGVDCPVPLKK; via the coding sequence ATGATGAAAATGTTTTTCCGTAAAGGAAAGCATTTAAGCTTTCCTTTTTTAGTTATAATGATCTTCAGCTTTGGCCAAGATGCTTTTTCCCAATCGAAGGAATTTGGAGGAGGCATAGCTAGTTTTAATTACACTGGAGATCTTATCCGTACCTATAATATCACAAATCAAACGATAGCAGGGAACTTATTTTATGTCCGGAATTTCAAAGATGGGTGGAGTGCCAAGTTAAATTTTGCTGCCGGCAGAATAAAGGGGAGTGATCAAAATCCTATTGATCCGCAAGCCCAAGTAAGAAATGCTGCTTTCAGAGACTTTTTGACTGAGATTTCAGGTCAGGCTAATTATGAGTTCTTAGATTTCAGATCAGACAAAGCCTTGGTTGATTTCACCCCTTATCTTTCAGTAGGTGCTGGCTTCTTATTAATTAACAGAGCAGAGAAAAATGCTACTTATAGTGACATCCAATTGATGATCCCATTTGGTGGTGGTATTAAATATAGTTTAAGTCCACTTTGGACTATTAATTTTGAGTTTTCTGCCAGGAAATTGTTTTTTGATTACTTAGATAATATTTCCCGGCAGGAAATCACCGATAAAAGAAATTCTAATTTTCAGTATGGTGATTGGAATGATAATGATTGGTATTATTTTACTGGTCTTACGCTAAGCTACACTTTTTGGGGAGTGGATTGCCCAGTTCCTTTAAAAAAATAA
- the chrA gene encoding chromate efflux transporter has protein sequence MVRNIRYLIYLKDILILSLTTFGGATAHFAYFLDHLVYKRGYLTEKELIEMNALCQMLPGPSSTQILTGLAVKIGGAPFAFLTLFVWAIPGVALMTGFGILMSNIDEKELSTHFLTFVQPIAVGFVAAAAYRIVKKVIHTKTSVILLVISAAISVWINSPYLFPALILAGGFITAFKYKSQPIEEKEKIKIRWTALIIWISALILIALIGLYTQSLPIRLLENFYRNGSLIFGGGQVLIPFLYTEFVDFKDYLSSSEFLSGFAIAQAIPGPTFSFASYIGALSMREYGVWGEILGGFLAAVGIFVPGTLMMIFLIRFWDQLKKFRIIKASLEGITAVSSGMVVAAIFLLFEPVQANLLNFSLIIGTLAILLFTKIPAPYVVLIGLLAGFLLG, from the coding sequence GTGGTTAGAAATATTCGATATCTAATCTACTTAAAGGATATTTTAATCCTGTCTCTCACCACATTTGGGGGTGCTACTGCTCATTTTGCGTATTTTTTAGATCATTTGGTTTATAAAAGAGGCTATTTAACTGAAAAAGAATTGATAGAAATGAATGCCCTGTGTCAAATGTTGCCGGGGCCTTCTTCTACCCAAATCTTAACCGGTTTAGCAGTAAAAATTGGAGGAGCACCTTTTGCTTTTTTAACCTTATTTGTCTGGGCCATTCCAGGAGTTGCTTTAATGACTGGTTTTGGGATTTTAATGTCGAATATAGATGAAAAAGAATTATCTACCCACTTTTTAACCTTTGTACAACCTATAGCCGTTGGTTTTGTGGCCGCTGCAGCATATCGGATTGTAAAAAAGGTTATTCATACTAAAACAAGCGTGATTTTATTGGTAATATCTGCAGCTATATCGGTTTGGATTAATTCACCATATTTATTTCCTGCATTGATTTTAGCAGGTGGCTTTATTACCGCTTTTAAATATAAATCCCAACCAATAGAAGAAAAAGAGAAAATCAAAATTAGATGGACTGCTTTAATCATTTGGATTAGCGCTTTGATTTTAATTGCCTTAATTGGTTTATATACTCAATCTTTACCTATCCGACTACTAGAGAATTTCTACAGGAACGGAAGTTTGATTTTTGGCGGAGGTCAGGTATTGATCCCATTTTTATATACAGAGTTTGTTGATTTTAAAGACTATCTCTCTTCATCAGAATTTTTGAGCGGTTTTGCTATTGCACAAGCTATTCCTGGCCCTACTTTTTCATTCGCCAGCTATATTGGGGCACTCTCAATGCGGGAATATGGCGTTTGGGGCGAAATCTTAGGTGGCTTTTTAGCAGCGGTAGGAATATTTGTACCAGGTACTTTAATGATGATTTTCTTAATCAGGTTCTGGGATCAGCTGAAAAAATTCAGAATCATCAAAGCCTCCTTGGAAGGGATTACGGCAGTCAGTTCTGGGATGGTGGTTGCCGCAATATTCTTATTATTTGAACCTGTACAAGCAAACTTATTAAATTTTAGCTTGATAATTGGAACGCTAGCCATCTTGCTTTTTACGAAGATTCCAGCTCCTTATGTGGTATTGATTGGGTTGCTAGCTGGGTTTTTGTTGGGGTGA
- a CDS encoding S66 peptidase family protein translates to MSLKPTFLKKNDLILVISPSGVVDEALVVGGANGLKRAGYRIEFTPNTFNAHFKFGARHQERLSDLQFALDHTEAKAIYCARGGFGITHIIDALDWTQFKENPKWIIGFSDITALLNAAFQNGFSSLHASVLQGFPKLSGAYQNKLIESLSGDISNLQAESTFHKPGKASGQLIGGNLSLLVHQIGTPTELDYAGKVLFLEEVAEPLYHIDRMLLQLKRACKLKDLAGLVVGQFTNLSEDKSIYGQSVEEILVFHCQDYDYPIGFNFPFGHGDDIVPLVHGADVDFEVNGREANLKYLINHAESNLPI, encoded by the coding sequence ATGAGTTTAAAACCAACTTTTCTAAAAAAGAATGATTTAATTCTAGTAATTAGCCCGTCTGGAGTAGTGGACGAAGCTTTGGTCGTAGGAGGAGCAAATGGTTTAAAAAGAGCAGGTTATAGAATTGAATTCACACCCAATACCTTTAATGCTCATTTCAAATTTGGAGCAAGACATCAAGAGCGACTTTCTGATTTGCAATTTGCTTTAGATCATACTGAAGCAAAAGCCATATATTGTGCCAGAGGTGGTTTTGGTATTACTCATATCATTGATGCTTTGGACTGGACACAGTTTAAGGAAAATCCAAAATGGATAATTGGCTTTAGCGATATCACGGCACTTTTAAATGCCGCATTTCAAAATGGATTTTCTTCTTTACATGCCAGTGTACTGCAAGGATTTCCAAAACTGTCAGGAGCTTATCAGAACAAATTAATTGAATCTTTATCTGGTGATATTAGTAATTTACAGGCTGAAAGTACTTTTCATAAGCCGGGAAAAGCAAGTGGGCAGTTAATAGGAGGGAACTTATCCCTATTGGTTCATCAAATTGGAACGCCAACAGAATTAGATTATGCTGGTAAAGTTCTTTTTTTAGAAGAAGTAGCGGAACCATTATATCATATTGACCGAATGCTCCTGCAATTAAAAAGGGCTTGTAAATTAAAGGATTTAGCTGGACTAGTAGTTGGTCAATTCACGAATCTATCTGAAGATAAATCCATTTATGGGCAATCAGTGGAGGAAATACTTGTGTTTCATTGTCAAGATTATGATTACCCGATTGGGTTTAATTTTCCTTTTGGGCATGGTGATGATATTGTGCCGTTAGTTCATGGGGCTGATGTAGATTTTGAAGTGAACGGAAGGGAAGCTAATTTGAAATATCTAATTAATCATGCAGAAAGTAACTTACCAATATAA
- a CDS encoding NAD kinase, with translation MPNPVKIALHGKVFNDEVKPHIKKVVDYLEASNTELIVSQLFAKKFKEAFPQYSNFDQFNKLQASDNVDYLISLGGDGTLLEAVNYVGELETPILGINTGRLGFLATTPKDKIDKALSDLLNKNYKIDSRALIHLETDSKVFGEKPFALNELAILKTDSSSMITVHTYVDGEYLNSYWADGLIVATPTGSTGYSLSCGGPIILPHSNNFVITPVSAHNLNVRPLIVSDQSVISFKIEGRSNKFLVSLDSKSHSVDSSIKMSVRKGDFKAKLITFDQLNYFDTLRQKLNWGLDLRN, from the coding sequence ATGCCTAATCCAGTTAAAATTGCACTTCACGGCAAAGTATTTAACGATGAGGTGAAGCCGCATATCAAAAAAGTTGTGGATTACCTAGAAGCTTCAAATACCGAACTTATTGTTTCTCAACTTTTTGCTAAAAAATTTAAAGAAGCTTTTCCACAATATTCTAATTTTGATCAGTTCAATAAACTCCAGGCCTCTGACAATGTGGATTACCTCATTAGTTTGGGAGGAGATGGTACACTGCTGGAGGCAGTAAATTATGTTGGGGAATTAGAAACCCCAATTTTAGGAATTAATACCGGTAGACTAGGGTTTTTAGCTACCACACCAAAAGATAAAATAGATAAGGCTTTGTCAGATTTATTAAATAAAAACTATAAGATTGACAGCCGAGCATTAATACATTTAGAAACAGACTCAAAAGTATTTGGCGAAAAGCCATTTGCCTTAAATGAATTAGCAATTCTGAAAACGGATTCCTCATCCATGATTACAGTTCATACGTATGTAGATGGAGAATATTTAAATTCTTATTGGGCAGATGGGCTAATTGTGGCAACTCCTACCGGATCAACGGGATATTCCTTGAGTTGTGGTGGGCCAATAATTCTCCCTCATTCCAATAATTTTGTGATTACGCCAGTAAGTGCTCACAACCTGAATGTTAGGCCCTTAATTGTTTCAGATCAAAGCGTGATTTCGTTTAAAATTGAAGGTCGCAGCAACAAATTCTTGGTGTCCCTCGATTCAAAATCCCATTCTGTCGATTCTTCCATCAAAATGTCAGTGAGAAAAGGGGATTTTAAAGCCAAATTGATTACGTTTGATCAGTTGAACTATTTTGATACACTTAGGCAAAAATTAAATTGGGGCTTAGATTTAAGGAATTGA
- a CDS encoding isopenicillin N synthase family dioxygenase, with protein MSKKLYDEIPSLNLEDFTNGTEETKAQFVKELGEAYNNIGFVAIKGHYLSNELSQKLYAAVEKFFNLSTEQKKAYEKEELAGQRGYTSKGKEQAKGHKVPDLKEFYQVGQFVPDDHELKKEYPDNLWPSEVPELAELAKDAYQKLEKTGFEMLRAIAIYLGLDENYFDSEVTYGNSILRAIHYPPIENPEDLPEDAVRAAQHGDINLITLLMGASADGLQVLRRDGEWIPITALPNQLVVNVGDMLARLTNDKLKSTIHRVVNPAKEQMKSSRYSIPFFMHPKSSMDLTCLDSCVDTDNPKKYEDMSAGEFLAERLAEIGLLKK; from the coding sequence ATGAGCAAAAAATTATATGATGAAATCCCTTCCTTAAATTTGGAAGATTTCACAAATGGAACGGAAGAAACTAAAGCGCAATTTGTAAAAGAATTAGGTGAAGCTTACAATAACATAGGATTTGTAGCCATAAAAGGACATTACCTTAGTAATGAGTTAAGCCAGAAACTTTATGCAGCTGTTGAGAAATTCTTCAACTTAAGCACAGAGCAGAAGAAAGCTTACGAAAAAGAAGAGCTCGCCGGGCAAAGAGGGTATACAAGTAAAGGAAAAGAGCAGGCAAAGGGCCATAAAGTACCCGATTTAAAAGAATTTTATCAAGTAGGGCAATTTGTCCCAGATGATCATGAGTTGAAGAAAGAGTATCCCGACAACTTATGGCCTTCAGAAGTGCCAGAATTAGCCGAATTAGCCAAAGACGCTTATCAAAAACTAGAAAAAACTGGTTTTGAAATGTTAAGAGCCATTGCGATTTACTTAGGCCTAGACGAGAATTATTTTGATTCTGAAGTGACCTACGGAAACAGTATTTTACGTGCAATCCACTATCCACCGATTGAAAATCCCGAAGATTTGCCAGAAGATGCAGTAAGGGCAGCTCAGCATGGTGATATTAATTTGATTACATTGTTGATGGGAGCTAGTGCTGATGGATTACAGGTTTTAAGAAGAGATGGTGAATGGATTCCAATTACTGCATTACCTAATCAATTGGTGGTGAATGTAGGTGATATGTTGGCAAGATTGACCAATGACAAATTGAAATCTACAATACACAGGGTGGTGAATCCGGCTAAAGAGCAAATGAAGTCTTCTCGATACAGTATTCCATTTTTTATGCATCCTAAATCGAGTATGGACTTAACTTGTTTAGATAGTTGCGTAGATACCGATAACCCTAAAAAATATGAAGATATGTCAGCAGGAGAGTTTTTAGCGGAAAGATTAGCAGAAATTGGGTTGCTGAAAAAATAA